Proteins from one Triticum aestivum cultivar Chinese Spring chromosome 7A, IWGSC CS RefSeq v2.1, whole genome shotgun sequence genomic window:
- the LOC123151001 gene encoding uncharacterized protein: MDHAPRHGVPPSSSSSAAAPATSPEFSLPPSRLPLEDILFCVDVDAEARSEMKVAAASASASPASSGSTGSPGPGALMDPAAPPRSARPAVRRMDAVKQALMLFLHSKLTMCPDHRFAFASLRDTVSLISKEFTSDAASSIETIRSLAATDTRYAVADLTHLFKIAYEEGKRAETQGRLLRVVLIYCRSSTKPHHQWPVKPKNFTMDIVYLHDKPTADNCPQNVYDSLVDALEHVSQYEGYILESGQGLARVLFRQICIILSHPLLRCMQDDLDIPKQVVKKILAIEGVQSEDGAPVSSSQ; the protein is encoded by the exons ATGGACCACGCCCCGCGCCACGGCGtcccgccgtcctcctcctcctccgcggcggcgccggcgacctcgccggagTTCTCGCTGCCGCCGAGCCGCCTCCCGCTGGAGGACATCCTCTTCTGCGTCGACGTCGACGCCGAGGCGCGCTCCGAGATGAAGGTCGCCGCCGCGTCCGCGTCCGCGTcccccgcctcctccggctccaccGGCTCCCCCGGCCCCGGCGCGCTCATGGATCCGGCGGCGCCCCCACGCTCCGCGCGCCCGGCGGTGCGGCGGATGGACGCCGTCAAGCAGGCCCTCATGCTCTTCCTCCACAGCAAGCTCACCATGTGCCCCGACCACCGCTTCGCCTTCGCCTCCCTCCGCGACACCGTCTCCTTG ATAAGCAAAGAATTCACCAGTGATGCTGCTTCTTCAATTGAGACTATCCGGTCCCTGGCTGCTACTGACACGAGATATGCAGTGGCTGATCTCACTCATCTCTTCAAGATAGCGTACGAGGAAGGGAAAAGGGCAGAAACGCAAGGGCGACTACTTAGAGTG GTACTCATCTACTGCCGGTCCTCAACCAAGCCACACCATCAGTGGCCCGTAAAGCCGAAGAACTTCACCATGGACATAGTCTATCTGCACGACAAGCCTACTGCTGATAACTGCCCACAAAACGTGTATGACTCGCTGGTTGATGCCCTTGAGCATGTCAGCCAGTACGAGGGCTACATTCTTGAGAGCGGCCAAGGGCTTGCCCGGGTCCTGTTCCGCCAGATATGCATCATCTTATCGCACCCCTTGCTACGCTGCATGCAGGATGACCTTGACATTCCCAAGCAAGTTGTTAAGAAAATTCTGGCCATTGAAGGTGTGCAGAGCGAAGATGGCGCTCCGGTCTCCAGCAGCCAGTAG